From one Conyzicola nivalis genomic stretch:
- a CDS encoding nucleoside hydrolase, with translation MGAAIPLIIDTDTAQDDCVALLVGLLDPLADLRAITMVAGNVGFERQILNAHMTLSVAGRLGQVPVYLGCRRPLVREWVSAEYVHGDGAGGLTMDFDGLEPQAQHGVDALIAHTAAAPGEITVVCIGPLTNVAMAAIKDPSFVTNVKALVIMGGSNNARGNITAAAEYNFYVDPEAAKTVFEAGFASITVVPWAPVTLRDAVFPREQLARIARIDTPIARFFATITETTLGFNESVGIDGSTHPDSLTAALLLHPELVTASGQYAVDVETGSELTRGYAAMSWGVHELVPNATVVESVDAAGFADYLVDLLATETTPDRQLR, from the coding sequence GTGGGCGCCGCGATCCCGCTGATCATCGACACCGACACGGCGCAGGACGACTGCGTCGCCCTGCTCGTCGGGCTGCTCGACCCGCTCGCCGACCTGCGCGCGATCACGATGGTGGCGGGCAATGTGGGCTTCGAGCGGCAGATCCTCAACGCGCACATGACGCTGAGCGTCGCCGGGAGACTCGGGCAGGTGCCGGTGTATCTCGGTTGCCGCCGGCCGCTCGTGCGCGAGTGGGTGTCGGCGGAATACGTGCACGGCGACGGTGCCGGCGGCCTCACCATGGACTTCGACGGGCTCGAGCCGCAGGCCCAGCATGGCGTCGACGCGCTCATCGCCCACACCGCGGCGGCGCCAGGCGAGATCACCGTCGTGTGCATCGGGCCGCTCACCAACGTCGCCATGGCGGCCATCAAGGACCCGTCGTTCGTGACGAACGTGAAAGCGCTCGTCATCATGGGCGGCTCGAACAACGCCCGCGGCAACATCACGGCCGCGGCCGAGTACAACTTCTACGTCGACCCCGAGGCGGCGAAGACCGTGTTCGAGGCGGGCTTCGCGTCGATCACCGTCGTGCCCTGGGCGCCGGTGACCCTGCGCGACGCCGTCTTCCCGCGGGAGCAGCTCGCGCGCATCGCGCGCATCGACACCCCGATCGCCCGGTTCTTCGCTACCATCACCGAGACGACGCTCGGGTTCAACGAGAGCGTCGGAATCGACGGCTCCACCCACCCCGACTCGCTCACCGCCGCGCTGCTGCTGCACCCCGAGCTCGTCACGGCGAGCGGGCAGTACGCGGTCGACGTCGAGACCGGCTCGGAGCTCACCAGGGGATACGCGGCGATGTCGTGGGGCGTGCACGAGCTGGTCCCCAACGCGACGGTGGTCGAGAGCGTCGACGCCGCCGGTTTCGCCGACTATCTGGTCGATCTGCTCGCCACCGAGACGACGCCTGACCGGCAATTACGCTGA